In the Cryptococcus neoformans var. neoformans JEC21 chromosome 1, complete sequence genome, one interval contains:
- a CDS encoding conserved expressed protein — translation MSNSPTAEPIPPAPPAAQQPVEAHEIPVPDAPSTTIPTAPLDNPEAQTQAPTASIDPNKPSKESAPTALPTNPATHPEEQKEAIKEEHPQVIKREVEKTKAEERDLKGEKPQGTVVAGLEDDRLWAMLRRFDVQITHVLHPARNLPAAEPDLRPSTLPNLPSHTDVLRSNLERCIAAVGPSSLRGARELQRLMSWSPEERWRTGTYCVVYFTAWIFGYAVAAIMIFLSILVCFPRTRRFLFPPVPPAPFTPPSATDPTNQKGDESLLGNIDGKTVHRTKAEQAEEQAFEATSILKAFTTRLLFDGKKKGKEAGNSNVGEKEEEPESSSSEDEAAVETAPVDGKPQGLESADIVIGGEKITPAEPLNDKEKKKLAQREAKRKRDEMVSKMTKLSEDGLGTVADSIERFANALSPPGPYPDNFARFKIAGAFLIPPAFLLTFVPAWVFGRLATLGFGVGMWGQPLIIKGINKFVEVVPNWQELLDMRNSILSRVPTDTQLTLHLLRVTEALGKPLPRPPPPPLSGTPKEAIKDTTPAAVTADDDAEVLEAAQEGATAEVAAKTKHKTKSHITGVFKSAGKHMAGFRGDVKVDGARKQIGDKVDKVLFRGNIKDDGNIDSYPAKLNGTSGHIIIDSREEGISMPTISFVPVSGTKAHFVRPVDDIVEIKKSHVSMPRMALGWASGADVEGLGLTIRFKSGVQQAKEFAAGPDAPKDDGETMHFRRVGRREGLFTRLISIGRQRWEVL, via the exons ATGTCAAACTCACCTACAGCCGAGCCAATACCGCCAGCACCGCCTGCTGCTCAACAGCCGGTAGAGGCTCACGAAATCCCCGTTCCAGATGCCCCGTCCACGACCATTCCTACAGCGCCACTTGACAATCCCGAGGCGCAGACTCAGGCTCCCACTGCGTCGATAGACCCTAACAAGCCATCGAAGGAATCTGCCCCTACTGCTTTGCCTACCAACCCTGCTACCCACCCGGAGGAGCAGAAAGAAGCcatcaaagaagagcaTCCTCAGGTCATTAAGAGGGAAGTCGAAAAGACCAAAGCTGAAGAGAGGGATTTGAAGGGCGAGAAGCCGCAGGGAACGGTAGTGGCTGGTCTCGAAGATGACCGTCTTTGGGCCATGCTTCGACGGTTCGATGTA CAAATTACCCATGTCCTGCACCCTGCTCGTAACCTTCCCGCTGCGGAGCCTGACCTTCGTCCCTCTACACTTCCGAACCTCCCCTCCCACACAGATGTGCTCCGTTCCAACCTCGAGCGTTGTATTGCCGCCGTAGGCCCTTCGTCTCTACGAGGGGCACGCGAGCTTCAGCGCCTCATGTCTTGGTCTCCCGAAGAGCGTTGGAGAACTGGGACGTATTGTGTGGTGTACTTCACTGCTTGGATTTTTGGCTACGCTGTTGCCGCAATTATGATTTTCTTATCCATCTTGGTCTGTTTCCCTCGCACGAGGCGATTCCTATTCCCACCGGTGCCTCCTGCACCATTCACGCCGCCTAGTGCTACCGACCCCACCAACCAGAAGGGAGACGAAAGTCTCTTGGGAAACATCGATGGAAAGACAGTACATAGGACCAAGGCAGAACAGGCTGAGGAACAGGCTTTTGAAGCTACCTCGATTTTGAAGGCTTTCACCACCAGATTGCTCTTT gatggcaagaagaagggtaaagaGGCTGGGAACTCCAACGTCGgtgagaaagaggaggaacccgagtcatcatcttcggaGGACGAAGCTGCCGTCGAGACTGCCCCCGTTGACGGCAAACCCCAAGGCCTCGAATCTGCCGATATTGTTATAGGTGGTGAGAAAATCACGCCCGCTGAGCCCTTGAATgataaggagaagaagaagttggcTCAAAGGGaagcgaagaggaaaagggatgAGATGGTTTCAAAAATGACCAAGCTGTCAGAGGATGGTTTGGGAACCGTTGCGGATTCTATCGAGCGATTCGCCAA TGCTCTTTCCCCTCCAGGCCCTTACCCCGACAATTTCGCCAGGTTCAAGATTGCTGGCGCCTTCCTCATTCCTCCTGCTTTTCTTCTTACTTTTGTCCCCGCCTGGGTTTTTGGCCGATTGGCGACATTGGGTTTTGGTGTCGGCATGTGGGGTCAGCCCTTGATCATCAAGGGAATTAACAAATTCGTCGAAGTCGTTCCCAATTGGCAAGAACTGTTGGACATGCGCAA CTCGATTCTGTCTCGCGTCCCTACCGATACTCAGTTGACCTTGCACTTGCTGAGGGTCACAGAAGCGTTGGGCAAGCCCTTGCCTCGACCTCC TCCTCCCCCTCTTTCAGGTACTCCCAAA GAAGCAATTAAAGACACTACACCCGCTGCGGTCACAGCGGATGACGACGCCGAAGTCTTGGAAGCCGCACAAGAAGGTGCTACCGCAGAGGTAGCTGCCAAGACCAAGCACAAGACTAAGTCGCACATTACAGGTGTCTTTAAGAGTGCCGGAAAACACATGGCGGGATTTAGAGGAGACGTCAAGGTCGATGGGGCAAGGAAACAG ATTGGAGATAAGGTGGATAAAGTCCTGTTCCGAGGTAATATTAAGGATGATGGTAACATTGATT CCTACCCCGCAAAACTCAACGGTACCTCTGGTCACATTATTATTGACAGTAGAGAAGAGGGCATCTCCATGCCTACAATCAGTTTTGTTCCCGTTTCCGGTACAAAAGCGCATTTTGTACGACCTGTCGATGACATCGTCGAAATTAAAAAG AGCCACGTTTCTATGCCTCGTATGGCGCTTGGCTGGGCTTCCGGCGCGGATGTAGAAGGATTGGGCTTGACCATTCGCTTCAAATCAGGAGTGCAACAGGCGAAAGAATTTGCCGCCGGTCCTGATGCTCcgaaggatgatggagagacGATGCATTTCCGAAGAGTTGGCAGGCGAGAGGGGTTATTTACGAGGTTGATCAGTATCGGCAGACAGAGGTGGGAGGTTTTGTAA
- a CDS encoding conserved expressed protein: MVAPTYDALKLPAHVKTILVTGAGGFVGQQLVKLLLELHPTVKLITTDIVQPPSHGVTDTNRLKSVKADLGKQEEIDGLLKGETIGGVFALHGIMSGGAEANFPLGYAVNVDSNLNLLKSMYNHSLSLPADAPRPLYVFVSSLAVYGGPKCKPTDYVVPKDTPIIPGSSYGVQKTIVELYVYDYGRKGYLDTRSVRLPTVAIRPGAPSSAASSFISGLIREPLQGMEAICPIAESIDDPALDNMPFWCSRTKTVVRNIAYAMCMPESNFKEGEGRSINIPGIKISPRQIIDALIEHGGKDKFNLIKFQKDQAVINICKTWAGEYDNSDFLAMGFEADDPKTGFALAVQDFKDELTASQK; the protein is encoded by the exons ATGGTAGCCCCTACTTACGACGCTCTCAAGCTCCCTGCCCATGTCAAGACCATTCTGGTCACTGGTGCTGGAG GTTTTGTCGGGCAGCAGCTCGTGAAACTTTTACTCGAACTCCATCCTACCGTCAAGCTCATCACCACTGACATTGTCCAACCTCCAAGTCACGGTGTCACGGACACCAACCGTCTCAAATCGGTCAAAGCTGACTTAGGCAagcaagaggagattgatggGCTGCTTAAGGGTGAAACAATTGGTGGTGTCTTCGCTTTACA CGGTATTATGTCTGGAGGCGCCGAGGCAAACTTCCCCTTGGGTTATGCGGTCAACGTTGACTCTAACCTCAATCTCCTGAAGTCAATGTACAACcattccctctctctccctgcCGATGCCCCTAGACCGCTTTACGTCTTTGTTTCATCACTCGCTGTATATGGTGGACCCAAGTGCAAGCCTACCGATTACGTCGTGCCTAAGGACACACCTATCATTCCCGGTAGTAGCTATGGCGTGCAGAAGACTATAGTTGAGTTGTATGTTTATGACTATGGGAGGAAAG GTTATCTCGACACCCGATCAGTCCGTCTCCCCACTGTCGCCATTCGCCCCGGTGCCCCTTCGTCCGCCGCATCGTCCTTCATTTCCGGCCTTATCCGTGAACCTCTTCAAGGCATGGAAGCAATTTGCCCCATTGCAGAGTCTATTGACGACCCAGCCTTGGACAATATGCCTTTTTGGTGTAGCCGAACTAAGACGGTTGTGAGAAACATTGCGTATGCGATGTGTATGCCCGAAAGTAACTTCAAAGAGGGCGAAGGGAGAAGCATAAACATTCCTGGTATCAAGATCAGCCCTAGACAGATCATTGATGCTTT GATTGAGCACGGAGGAAAGGACAAGTTCAACTTGATCAAGTTTCAAAAGGATCAGGCCGTTATTAACATTTGCAAGACCTGGGCAGGTGAATATGACAACTCAGACTTCTTGGCCATGGGCTTTGAAGCGGACGACCCCAAGACCGGATTTGCTCTGGCGGTGCAGGATTTCAAGGATGAGTTGACGGCGAGCCAGAAGTGA